Within bacterium, the genomic segment CAATGTCCCTTATCTCAACCAACACTAAAGGTAACCGTTCAGCCACCAAGGCACGAAGACACATTAGTGTCTTTGCGGCTGAACACTTACCACTGAAGTTCAGATATTCCTCTATATATAAATTATATCTGTAGAAATTATATATATACCATACTCTCCAATATCTGTCAAGGGTTTTTTTAGGTTTTTGAAAAAAAATTCGACCTGTACGGTTAAGAAACCGCTGAAGCGGTTAGGAGGGGGACTTGTTCTCTACCGATTCACCCCGATAAATCGGGGTGCTATTCTCATCATCTCCTCATTTCTATCGAGATTAATATCCCCATTTCTACTGAGATTAGCACCCTAATTTATCAGGGTGATGCGAATAAGACAACATATAGAATCATAACCGCTTTAGCGGTTTCCAAGGCTCAGCCTAACCGTACAGGTCGAAAAGTTTCTTGACAAATCCAAATTTATAATGTATAATTCTCTAAATCATATAAAAGGATGATTTAGAGAAATGAAATACCTGGAGTTTAAGAATATTATCAGAAAATTTCCTATTATCTCCTCAAGTCATATCTTTAACCTAACTCCAAAACCGCGTTCTTTGAAGAATCAACTGACTATCTGGCAAAAGAAAGGTTTGCTAATCAAACTAAGGAAGGGATTATATATTTTAAATGAGCAAGACCGAAAGATTACCCCTTCAAGACTTTTCATCGCTAATGCCCTATACTTACCTTCTTACATCAGCACCGAATATGCCCTTTCCTACTATGATTTAATCCCTGAAAAGGTTGAAGACCTTACTTCTGTTACCACCAAAAAAACTATTAGTTTTAAGAATGTATTTGGCAGTTTTCATTATCAACACTTAAAGACAGAACTATTCTTTGGTATGAATCAGATAATGGATGAGAACAATCTACCAGTCTTCTTAGCCCATCCTGAAAAAGCCATGCTTGACTTCATCTATTTGAATCTAGAGGAGTTTAAGAATAAGGGGATGGATTTCTTTGAAGAGGCTTATCGGTTTCAAAATCTAAATATATTAAAGGAGAAAAGGTTGATGGAATTTGCTAAAAGATACAAAAATAAGGTGCTTATTGATGTAGTGAATAACCTATTAAATTTTATGCGAGAGAAGGGTTAACCAGTAATGTTAGATTTAATTAAAAAAGCCATCTTAGGAGTTGAAACGCGTGAGGCAAAAATTCATATTGCAAGGGAATTTTTGCAGTTGCTCACATTAAAAATCTTATATGATCGGGGTTATTTCAAAAACCTTGCCTTTGTTGGTGGAACAGCATTGAGGGTTCTTTACGACTTGCGGAGATTCTCAGAAGACCTTGATTTCTCGCTTATCAACCGCGAAGGCTATAATTCTGATGCCTTTTTAAGAAGTGTGGTTTATGAATTAAAGAAGAATGGATTTTCTCTGGATGTTAAAGAAGCAAAAGAGAAGACTGTTCAATCAGCTATACTTAAATTTAAGGATATCTTATTCACCTTAGGCTTATCTAACTTAAAGGCCGAGAAGTTGTCTATTAGAGTAGAGATAGATGCAAATCCGCCGACGGGCTGGGATACAAATATCTCTTTGGTAAATAAGTATTTTGTCTTTACGGTAACGCATTTTGATATTCCCTCTCTTTATGCCACAAAACTCCATGCCTGTTTTTTTAGAAAATATACCAAAGGAAGGGATTTCTACGACCTTTTGTGGTATCTTGGAAAGAAAACGCTGCCCAATTTCAAATTTCTCAATAATGCTATAGAGCAGACAGAGGGCAAAAAAGGTAATGTAGATGAGAGGAATTTTAGAGATTTTTTACAAGAAAAATTAGCCAGTATTGATTTTGGAAAGGTCAGGAAGGATGTAGAGAGGTTTATAGTAGATAAAAACGAACTCAAACTGTTGGATGCCCATTTAATCCTCAATCTCCTTGATAGTGTAGAATTGAAATCTATGTAACCGTTCAGCCACCAAGGCACGAAGACACGAATATGTGTCTTAGAGAGCA encodes:
- a CDS encoding nucleotidyl transferase AbiEii/AbiGii toxin family protein: MLDLIKKAILGVETREAKIHIAREFLQLLTLKILYDRGYFKNLAFVGGTALRVLYDLRRFSEDLDFSLINREGYNSDAFLRSVVYELKKNGFSLDVKEAKEKTVQSAILKFKDILFTLGLSNLKAEKLSIRVEIDANPPTGWDTNISLVNKYFVFTVTHFDIPSLYATKLHACFFRKYTKGRDFYDLLWYLGKKTLPNFKFLNNAIEQTEGKKGNVDERNFRDFLQEKLASIDFGKVRKDVERFIVDKNELKLLDAHLILNLLDSVELKSM